The stretch of DNA AAAAGCACAATCTGACTGGGACGGAACCTCTCTTATGTCATTGATCCTTCAAATTGAGACTACCCTTATCTTATGGACCGGGGTCAAAATGAACTCAATCTTATCAAGGCCCTTTGGCCTTAATATGGTACCCGTCAAAGCTGCAAATCGGCTTTGATAGATTTTAGGAGGAACCTGATGAAAATAAAGAAGGGTTTTATTGTATTACTTGTGTTTTTGGGGATCTGCCTGCCGATTATGGCCGGAGGTCAGAAAGAAAAATCAAAGGGTATGAGTGATGAAAAAGTCACTCTCACCGTCTGGGACTTTAAGTACAGCGAAGAAGTCATGGGCTCTGCTCTTAAGGACATGGACTCCCTCTATATGACTGCCAATCCTGGTGTGGAGATCAAACATGTTGCTCAGCCCCATGACAACTATTATGAGATTCTGGCATCCTCTCTCAGCAGCGGTATAGGACCTGATGTACTGATGGCTCATACGGATCAGAGGATCTGGAACATGGAAGAGGTCCTGTTGCCTCTGGACAGTTACATTGCCAGTTGGAAAGATGATATTGCAGACTCTGCCTGGGTAGCCTGTTCCTCAACAAAAGATAGCGATAAAAATATCAAAATCATTCCCCTGACCGCTCAGGGAATTGGAATCTACTACAATAAGGCAAACCTGAAAAAGGCCGGTGTTGATCCCAATGCCGACTTCAGTGATGCCAGTGCCTTTATGGAGGCATGTGAAAAGCTGAAGGCTGCAGGGATTCCCGCGATTGTCATGGGCAACGGCGGAGCCCCCTACGGAGTTGATTTTACCTATAG from Oceanispirochaeta sp. encodes:
- a CDS encoding ABC transporter substrate-binding protein; amino-acid sequence: MKIKKGFIVLLVFLGICLPIMAGGQKEKSKGMSDEKVTLTVWDFKYSEEVMGSALKDMDSLYMTANPGVEIKHVAQPHDNYYEILASSLSSGIGPDVLMAHTDQRIWNMEEVLLPLDSYIASWKDDIADSAWVACSSTKDSDKNIKIIPLTAQGIGIYYNKANLKKAGVDPNADFSDASAFMEACEKLKAAGIPAIVMGNGGAPYGVDFTYRTLLANFYGPELTGFSNGKANFTDEAFIEATRMLKTMF